The Bos mutus isolate GX-2022 chromosome 7, NWIPB_WYAK_1.1, whole genome shotgun sequence genome window below encodes:
- the GNG14 gene encoding LOW QUALITY PROTEIN: putative guanine nucleotide-binding protein G(I)/G(S)/G(O) subunit gamma-14 (The sequence of the model RefSeq protein was modified relative to this genomic sequence to represent the inferred CDS: inserted 2 bases in 2 codons), which produces MSSKVTIGSDIGQARRAVEQLRMEAGIDRVKVRTXGEAGASERAGQVDGPAQVGLTGLVCRYPRXATDLLQFCTEQAKSDPFLVGIPAATNPFKEKKPCAIL; this is translated from the exons ATGTCCAGCAAGGTGACCATTGGCAGTGACATTGGGCAAGCCCGCCGGGCCGTGGAGCAGCTGCGGATGGAGGCAGGCATTGACCGCGTGAAGGTGAGGA AGGGTGAGGCGGGCGCATCTGAGAGAGCAGGGCAGGTGGACGGCCCAGCCCAGGTCGGGCTAACCGGGCTGGTCTGCAGGTATCCAA CAGCTACCGACCTGCTGCAGTTCTGCACAGAGCAGGCCAAGAGCGACCCCTTTCTCGTGGGCATCCCAGCCGCCACCAACCCCTTCAAGGAGAAGAAGCCCTGCGCCATCCTGTGA
- the DHPS gene encoding deoxyhypusine synthase, whose protein sequence is MEGPQEREVPAAALAAVLKHSSALPFETAQVRGYDFNRGVDYRALLEAFSTTGFQATNFGRAVQQVNAMIEKKLEPLSEDEDQHADLTQSRRPLTGCTIFLGYTSNLISSGIRETIRYLVQHNMVDVLVTTAGGVEEDFIKCLAPTYLGEFSLRGKELRENGINRIGNLLVPNDNYCKFEDWLMPILDQMVLEQNTEGVKWTPSKMIARLGKEINNPESVYYWAQKNHIPVLSPALTDGSLGDMIFFHSYKNPGLVLDIVEDLKLINTQAIFAKRTGMIILGGGMVKHHIANANLMRNGADYAVYINTAQEFDGSDSGARPDEAVSWGKIRMDAQPVKVYADASLVFPLLVAETFAQKVDAFTPEKNED, encoded by the exons ATGGAGGGTCCCCAGGAGAGGGAGGTGCCCGCGGCGGCACTGGCCGCCGTGCTGAAGCACAGTTCGGCACTGCCGTTCGAGACCGCGCAGGTCCGGGGCTACGACTTCAACCGTGGCGTGGACTATCGCGCACTGCTAGAGGCTTTCAGCACCACTGGTTTCCAAGCCACCAACTTCGGGCGCGCGGTACAGCAAGTCAACGCCATG ATAGAGAAGAAACTCGAGCCGCTATCCGAGGATGAAGACCAACATGCAGACTTGACCCAGAGCCGACGCCCACTCACCGGCTGCACCATTTTTCTGGGCTACACATCCAACCTCATCAGTTCAGGCATCCGTGAGACTATCCGTTACCTCGTGCAGCACAACATG GTGGACGTCTTGGTGACCACAGCTGGGGGTGTGGAGGAGGATTTCATCAAGTGCTTGGCGCCCACATACCTGGGCGAGTTCAGCCTCAGGGGGAAGGAGCTACGTGAGAACGGGATCaacag GATTGGAAACTTGCTGGTGCCCAATGACAATTACTGCAAGTTTGAGGACTGGTTGATGCCCATTCTGGACCAGATGGTGCTGGAGCAGAACACAGAG GGTGTGAAGTGGACACCTTCCAAGATGATCGCCCGGCTTGGCAAGGAGATAAACAACCCAGAGTCCGTGTATTACTGGGCCCAGAAG AACCATATTCCTGTGTTGAGCCCGGCACTCACAGATGGCTCGCTGGGTGACATGATCTTCTTCCACTCCTATAAGAACCCAGGTCTGGTCCTGGACATTGTTGAGG ACCTCAAGCTCATCAACACACAGGCCATCTTCGCCAAGCGTACGGGGATGATCATCCTGGGTGGTGGCATGGTCAAGCACCACATCGCCAATGCCAACCTCATG CGGAATGGCGCTGACTATGCCGTCTACATCAACACTGCCCAGGAGTTTGATGGCTCTGACTCAGGCGCCCGGCCAGATGAAGCTGTCTCATGGGGCAAGATCCGGATGGATGCACAGCCTGTCAAG GTCTATGCTGATGCCTCCTTGGTCTTCCCGCTGCTTGTGGCTGAAACCTTTGCCCAGAAGGTAGATGCCTTCACGCCCGAGAAGAATGAGGACTGA
- the FBXW9 gene encoding F-box/WD repeat-containing protein 9, producing MELPPGPRDDPHAWDDDSDPELEPDPDAQAEAYVARVLSPPKLGLAPPRAPPLPAPTVSFGALEPRAASKGPTVAVPGLLSLPPELLLEICAYLDARLVLHVLPRVCHALRDLVRDRVTWRLRAQRRVRAPYPVVEEEDFDWPTACIELEQHLSRWADDGRRAEYFCLADGHFASIDSVLLLQGGTLCLSGSRDRNVNLWDLQQLGVEPSRVLVKTLGTQKNSTHKGWVWSLAALDHRVCSGSWDSTVKLWDMAADGQQFGEIKGKAAVLCLSYRPDILVTGTYDKKVTVYDPRVGPALLKSRRLHSSAVLALLADDRHIISGSEDHTLVVFDRRANSVLQRLQLDSYLLCMSYQEPQLWAGDNQGLLHVFANRSGCFQLVRSFDVGHRSQITGIKHSLGALYTTSTDKTIRVHVPTDPPRTICTRSHHNVLNGICAEGNLVVAASGGLSLEVWRLQA from the exons ATGGAGCTGCCTCCAGGGCCGCGCGACGATCCCCACGCCTGGGACGATGACTCGGACCCGGAGCTGGAGCCTGACCCCGACGCGCAGGCCGAGGCTTACGTGGCCCGCGTGCTCAGTCCTCCAAAACTCGGGCTGGCACCCCCGCGCGCCCCTCCTTTGCCCGCGCCCACGGTGTCCTTTGGCGCTCTGGAACCGCGGGCCGCGTCCAAGGGCCCGACTGTGGCAGTTCCGGGCCTGCTGAGCCTACCCCCGGAGCTGCTGCTCGAGATCTGCGCCTACCTCGACGCGCGCCTCGTGCTCCATGTCCTGCCACGCGTTTGCCACGCGCTGCGCGACCTCGTGCGTGACCGTGTCACCTGGAGGCTACGCGCGCAGCGCCGCGTACGGGCGCCCTACCCAGTGGTGGAAG AGGAGGACTTTGACTGGCCGACGGCCTGCATTGAGTTGGAGCAGCACCTGTCGCGTTGGGCAGATGATGGGCGCAGGGCTGAGTACTTCTGCCTAGCCGATGGGCACTTTGCTTCCATTGACTCGGTGCTGCTGCTTCAG GGTGGGACACTCTGCCTGTCTGGCTCCCGAGATCGCAATGTCAACCTGTGGGACCTGCAGCAGCTGGGGGTGGAGCCCAGCAGGGTTCTGGTCAAGACCCTGGGGACCCAGAAGAACAGCACTCACAAG GGCTGGGTGTGGTCACTGGCAGCGCTGGACCACCGAGTGTGCTCCGGTTCCTGGGACAGCACAGTGAAGCTCTGGGACATGGCGGCTGACGGGCAGCAGTTTGGCGAGATAAA GGGCAAGGCAGCTGTTCTGTGCCTGTCCTACCGGCCAGATATCCTGGTGACCGGCACCTATGACAAGAAGGTGACCGTCTACGATCCCAGAG TTGGCCCAGCCCTGCTGAAGAGCCGGCGGCTGCACTCCAGCGCCGTGCTGGCACTGCTGGCAGACGACCGGCACATCATCTCAGGCAGCGAGGACCACACGCTCGTGGTGTTTGACCGCCGGGCCAACAGTGTCCTGCAGCGGCTGCAG CTGGACTCCTACCTGCTCTGCATGTCCTACCAGGAACCTCAGCTCTGGGCTGGCGATAACCAGGGCCTACTGCACGTCTTTGCCAACCGCAGTGGCTGCTTCCAGCTTGTCCGG tcctTTGATGTGGGCCACAGGTCTCAGATCACGGGGATCAAGCACTCCCTGGGGGCCTTGTACACCACGTCCACCGACAAGACCATCCGG GTACACGTGCCCACAGACCCACCAAGGACCATCTGCACTCGAAGCCACCACAATGTGCTGAATGGG ATCTGTGCCGAGGGCAACCTGGTGGTGGCTGCCTCTGGGGGCCTGTCACTGGAGGTCTGGAGGCTGCAGGCCTGA
- the WDR83 gene encoding WD repeat domain-containing protein 83, whose product MAFPEPKPRGPELPQKRLKTLDCGQRAVRAVRFNVDGNYCLTCGSDKTLKLWNPLRGTLLRTYSGHGYEVLDAAGSFDNSSLCSGGGDKAVVLWDVASGQVVRKFRGHAGKVNTVQFNEEATVILSGSIDSTIRCWDCRSRKPEPVQTLDEARDGISSVKVSDHEVLAGSVDGRVRRYDLRMGQLFSDYVGSPITCICFSRDGQCTLVSSLDSTLRLLDKDTGELLGEYTGHKNKEYKLDCCLSERDTHVVSCSEDGKVFFWDLVEGALALALPVGPGVVQSLTYHPTEPCLLTAMGGSIQCWREETYEAEGAPG is encoded by the exons ATGGCTTTCCCTGAGCCAAAACCGCGGGGCCCCGAGCTGCCGCAGAAACGGTTGAAGACGTTGGACTGCGGGCAGCGGGCGGTTCGAGCTGTGCGATTTAATG TGGATGGCAATTACTGTCTGACTTGCGGCAGCGACAAGACCCTGAAGCTGTGGAACCCGCTGCGGGGGACGTTACTGCGGACGTACAGCGGCCACGGCTACGAGGTGCTGGATGCGGCTGG CTCCTTTGATAACAGCAGTCTTTGCTCTGGAGGTGGGGACAAGGCGGTGGTGCTGTGGGATGTGGCGTCAGGGCAAGTCGTGCGGAAATTCCGGGGCCACGCGGGG AAGGTGAACACAGTGCAGTTTAATGAAGAGGCCACAGTTATCCTGTCTG GCTCTATCGATTCCACCATCCGCTGCTGGGACTGTCGCTCTCGGAAACCTGAGCCAGTACAGACGCTGGACGAAGCCAGAGATGGTATATCCAGCGTGAAGGTGTCAGACCATGAGGTCCTCGCAGG TTCCGTAGATGGCCGGGTGAGGCGCTATGACCTGAGGATGGGGCAGCTCTTCTCAGACTACGTGGGCA gccccaTCACCTGCATCTGCTTCAGCCGGGATGGCCAGTGCACCCTGGTGTCCAGCCTAGACTCTACCTTGCGGCTTCTGGACAAGGACACAGGGGAGCTGCTGGGCGA GTATACGGGCCATAAGAACAAGGAGTATAAGCTGGACTGCTGCCTGAGCGAGCGCGATACACATGTGGTCAGCTGTTCTGAGGACGGGAAGGTGTTCTTCTGGGACCTGGTGGAA GGTGCCCTGGCGCTGGCCCTGCCTGTAGGTCCCGGTGTGGTGCAATCGCTGACCTACCACCCCACAGAGCCCTGCCTGCTGACTGCCATGGGGGGCAGCATCCAGTGCTGGCGGGAGGAGACCTACGAGGCTGAAGGTGCCCCAGGCTGA